The following proteins come from a genomic window of Anaerolineales bacterium:
- a CDS encoding inositol monophosphatase has translation MPSSLSESIANRRPHALRLIAQAGDLLRQGFSQQKDIQLKGVIDPVTQFDHLSESLLVDGLASAFPSDAIVAEERGGISDQPWTWFVDPLDGTVNFAHGIPIFVVSLGLGFEGNPVFGAILDPMRGELFEASLGQGARLNGQPIRVSTADDLLNSLLVTGFGYDVHTNPDNNFREFAEFHLRSRAVRRLGAAALDLAYVAAGRLDGYWELQVQAWDVAAGVAIVREAGGVVTRIDGAADVLTEPMSIVASNGRIHPEMLALLAQVRPRR, from the coding sequence ATGCCCTCGTCACTCAGCGAATCCATCGCCAATCGCAGGCCACACGCCCTCCGCCTGATCGCCCAGGCGGGCGACTTGCTGCGCCAGGGTTTCAGCCAGCAGAAGGACATCCAGCTGAAGGGCGTCATCGACCCGGTGACTCAGTTCGACCACCTGTCCGAGTCACTGCTGGTGGACGGCCTGGCCTCAGCCTTCCCCTCAGATGCCATCGTCGCCGAGGAGCGCGGCGGCATCTCTGACCAGCCCTGGACGTGGTTCGTCGATCCCTTGGACGGAACGGTTAACTTCGCTCACGGCATCCCGATCTTCGTCGTCTCCCTCGGCCTGGGTTTTGAAGGCAATCCGGTGTTCGGCGCCATCCTGGATCCGATGCGGGGCGAGCTCTTCGAGGCCAGCCTCGGCCAGGGCGCCCGCCTCAACGGACAGCCCATACGGGTCTCGACCGCCGACGACCTGCTGAACAGCCTGCTGGTCACCGGGTTCGGCTACGATGTCCATACCAACCCCGACAACAACTTCCGCGAGTTCGCCGAGTTCCACCTTCGGTCCCGCGCCGTTCGCCGTCTGGGGGCCGCCGCCCTGGACCTGGCCTATGTCGCCGCCGGGCGGCTCGATGGCTACTGGGAGCTGCAGGTTCAGGCCTGGGATGTGGCGGCCGGCGTGGCGATCGTGCGCGAGGCCGGGGGGGTGGTGACGCGGATCGACGGCGCGGCCGATGTGCTCACTGAGCCAATGTCGATCGTGGCCAGCAACGGCCGGATCCACCCTGAGATGCTTGCCCTGCTGGCTCAGGTCCGCCCCAGGCGCTAG
- a CDS encoding GNAT family N-acetyltransferase: MTAAALARIAGAAQPGLRPVNPRTDMAQVADLIGLAFRGELDAAGLQMVREMRAFGHAGWLGYQLSRLMLPPAAHPRGFVWQEQRGIVGNAGLLPVEGYPQRWVLANVAVHPEWRRRGIARALVEASLTEAERLGARKVILQVAQAKREVQTLYADLGFVSTSARTLWTRAPHLPTPDDPAPPPLQARVPAEWEAQWSFLRQLYPEGWVWPFPPEDDLFRPSGMGALLGVDRVRHWLWREDGKIVASLTAQARPVLQEWRLVLGCAPAVRGQFEAPMLAHALAELPANLPLSLEYPTGPADADLQALGFRAGRALTWMALDLKGEAQDADSRPG, from the coding sequence GTGACGGCAGCCGCCCTAGCTCGCATCGCCGGGGCAGCGCAACCTGGGTTGCGCCCGGTCAACCCGCGCACCGACATGGCCCAGGTGGCCGATCTGATCGGCTTGGCTTTTCGGGGCGAGCTGGACGCTGCCGGCCTTCAGATGGTGCGCGAGATGCGTGCCTTCGGCCATGCGGGGTGGCTGGGATACCAGCTGTCACGGCTGATGCTTCCGCCGGCCGCACATCCTCGCGGCTTCGTCTGGCAGGAGCAGCGGGGGATCGTCGGCAACGCCGGCCTGCTACCGGTTGAGGGGTATCCGCAGCGCTGGGTGCTGGCCAATGTGGCCGTTCATCCGGAATGGCGGCGGCGCGGAATTGCCCGGGCCTTGGTGGAAGCCAGCCTGACCGAAGCGGAGCGCCTCGGGGCGCGGAAGGTCATCCTGCAGGTGGCACAGGCGAAACGGGAGGTTCAGACCCTGTACGCGGACTTGGGCTTCGTGTCGACCAGTGCCCGAACCCTGTGGACCCGTGCACCGCATCTGCCCACCCCAGACGACCCGGCCCCGCCGCCGCTTCAGGCACGAGTGCCAGCCGAGTGGGAGGCGCAGTGGTCTTTCTTGCGCCAACTGTATCCAGAAGGATGGGTCTGGCCGTTCCCACCCGAGGATGACTTGTTTCGGCCCTCGGGCATGGGCGCCCTCTTGGGGGTCGATCGGGTACGACATTGGCTGTGGCGTGAAGATGGGAAGATCGTGGCCAGCCTGACTGCGCAGGCGCGCCCCGTCTTGCAGGAATGGCGGCTGGTCCTGGGTTGCGCGCCGGCTGTACGGGGGCAGTTCGAGGCACCGATGCTGGCCCACGCGCTGGCCGAGCTCCCCGCCAACCTGCCGCTCTCGCTCGAGTACCCGACGGGGCCGGCCGACGCCGACCTACAGGCGCTGGGATTTCGCGCCGGCCGGGCATTGACCTGGATGGCGCTCGACCTCAAAGGCGAGGCACAAGATGCCGATTCCAGGCCGGGGTAG
- a CDS encoding HD domain-containing protein, giving the protein MPTHAQARQWYSAKDPVHGWDHVQRVCALAERLAREEGADVDLVRAAALLHDVTGAAPEVSEERAGGRASHELASAEFARRQLAEEGWSEPRIEAVLHCIRAHRFRSSEPPASLEARVLFDADKLDVLGAFGAARTIAYAVQDGMPIYAKPSEQFLATGETEPGEPHSAYHEYRFKLRHIWDRLHTDAARRVGQQRQAVLIGFFEALAAEAVLADAPADEA; this is encoded by the coding sequence ATGCCAACGCATGCCCAGGCGCGTCAGTGGTATTCGGCGAAGGATCCAGTTCATGGCTGGGATCACGTCCAGCGGGTGTGTGCACTGGCCGAGCGCCTGGCGCGGGAAGAGGGCGCCGACGTTGACCTCGTGCGAGCCGCGGCCTTGCTGCATGATGTTACCGGTGCCGCTCCCGAGGTGAGCGAGGAACGAGCCGGCGGCCGGGCTTCGCACGAGCTGGCCTCGGCCGAGTTTGCCCGCCGCCAGCTGGCCGAAGAGGGCTGGAGCGAGCCCCGGATCGAAGCCGTGCTCCATTGCATCCGGGCGCACCGCTTCCGCAGCTCAGAACCACCGGCGTCGCTCGAAGCCCGGGTGCTGTTCGATGCCGACAAACTCGACGTGCTGGGGGCCTTCGGGGCAGCTCGGACGATCGCCTATGCGGTCCAGGACGGAATGCCGATCTATGCCAAGCCGTCGGAGCAGTTCCTGGCCACCGGGGAGACCGAGCCGGGCGAGCCCCATAGCGCCTACCATGAGTATCGGTTCAAACTGCGGCACATCTGGGATCGCCTGCACACCGACGCCGCTCGCCGGGTAGGGCAGCAACGGCAGGCCGTGCTGATAGGGTTCTTTGAAGCCCTGGCGGCCGAGGCCGTGCTGGCCGATGCGCCGGCTGATGAGGCCTGA
- the surE gene encoding 5'/3'-nucleotidase SurE, whose protein sequence is MNEPRLQILLTNDDGIGSPGLWAAAESLSRLGYVTVVAPREQWTGAGRSMPITSDGSIREEQVTVGGKSWKVYAVGGTPAQVVQHAVLELLPRRPDLVVAGINYGENVTVGVTMSGTVGAALEAAAFGIPSLAISLQTDSSFFHTHSDEIDFAAAAHFAAYFGRMLLKVPRTPDVDLLKVDIPADATPETPWKLTRLSRTIYYHPEVPDRSVPGAVRRIGYRVAVDHKGLEPDSDVYALRVDGCVSVTPVSLDLTSRVELASLESRIRAAIR, encoded by the coding sequence TTGAACGAACCACGCCTGCAGATCCTGCTGACCAATGACGACGGGATCGGATCGCCCGGGCTGTGGGCGGCTGCCGAGTCCCTATCCCGATTGGGATACGTCACTGTGGTCGCGCCGCGCGAGCAATGGACCGGCGCCGGCCGGAGCATGCCGATCACGTCGGATGGCTCCATCCGCGAGGAACAGGTCACCGTCGGCGGCAAGAGTTGGAAAGTGTATGCCGTTGGCGGCACCCCGGCCCAGGTCGTCCAGCATGCTGTGCTGGAGCTGTTGCCGCGCCGGCCGGACCTGGTGGTAGCCGGGATCAACTACGGCGAGAACGTCACCGTGGGGGTGACAATGTCCGGCACGGTCGGCGCTGCCCTGGAGGCGGCGGCCTTCGGCATTCCCTCCCTGGCGATTTCGCTGCAGACCGACAGCAGCTTCTTCCACACTCATTCCGATGAGATTGACTTCGCCGCGGCTGCCCACTTTGCAGCTTACTTCGGACGGATGCTGCTCAAGGTGCCGCGCACCCCGGATGTCGATCTGCTCAAAGTGGACATCCCGGCCGACGCCACGCCCGAGACGCCCTGGAAGCTCACTCGCCTTTCCCGGACCATCTACTACCATCCAGAGGTTCCGGATCGAAGCGTGCCGGGCGCCGTGCGCCGGATCGGGTACCGGGTGGCCGTTGACCATAAAGGGCTTGAACCCGACTCCGACGTTTACGCCCTGCGGGTCGACGGCTGCGTCTCGGTAACTCCGGTCAGCTTGGATTTGACCTCGCGAGTGGAACTGGCGTCGCTCGAGAGCCGCATCCGCGCTGCCATCCGCTGA
- a CDS encoding DUF2089 domain-containing protein has protein sequence MNGLLTVCPVCGDKLEVTRLHCRTCDSAIEGHFDTGRLGRLLPEQTAFVETFLRCEGKLNRMERELGLSYPTLRSRLSEVIRQLGFPVGPEAAGLSAEGRQRLLDDLAGGRISTDEAMRQLEGE, from the coding sequence ATGAACGGCCTGCTGACGGTCTGCCCGGTATGTGGCGACAAGCTCGAGGTCACCCGGCTGCACTGCCGGACTTGCGACAGCGCTATTGAGGGCCACTTCGACACCGGCCGCCTGGGCAGGCTGTTGCCGGAGCAGACAGCCTTCGTCGAGACCTTCCTGCGTTGTGAGGGTAAGCTCAACCGGATGGAGAGGGAGCTCGGCCTGTCGTACCCGACGCTGCGCTCCCGGCTGAGCGAGGTCATCCGGCAGTTGGGATTCCCGGTGGGGCCTGAGGCCGCCGGCTTGTCGGCCGAGGGTCGGCAGCGACTGCTCGATGACCTGGCCGGGGGGCGAATCAGCACCGACGAAGCCATGCGGCAGCTCGAGGGCGAGTAG